The DNA region CTCCGGCTGCCCCGTGTCCGACCGCGCCTCCGCGAGCACGAGCTGGCCCCACCGCGTCTGCTCGGCGTAGAGCACGCGCAGGTCGCTGTGCGGGTGCCGCGGCGCGACCGGCGTCGCCGGCGCGGTCGCGCCGAGCGCGAACGACACGCCGTCGTCCCAGGTGCGCCGCACCTGGCCGATCGCGGCGTCGTCGGCGGCGAGCGACCCGCGCGGCGCCCAGTCGAGGAAGGCCCCGGGCTCCGAGCCGGTCGTCGCGGCGCGGACGGCGAGCGCGCCGCCGACGAGGAGCAGGACGGCGGCGACGGCCGCGGCCCCGAGCAGTGGCCCGGAGAGCCGGCGGCGGCGCGGCGCGACGTGCGGCGTCGCGGTCTGCGTTGCGGTCATGGCGTTCCCCCTCAGCTCGGGACCGGGATCGCGAAGTCGATCTCGGACGAGAAGCTCGCGCAGGTCGGCGACGCGGGGCAGCGGTGCACGAACGAGTAGTGGGCGACGGCGTCCTCCCGCAACGTGATCGGGTTCGGCGTGCCGTAGTACGGGCCCGCCTCGACGTCGCAGTTGGTGTGGAGGCCGTAGTGCGCGGTCGGCGCGGTGTAGACGGCGCCGCGGGCGGTGCGGACGGTGAAGTACGACATCGCCCAGTCCCGCATCCCCGAGTCGCCGCCGTAGCGGCAGCCGCCGGTGACGGTCGGGGACGTGGCGTCGGCGGTGCCGCCGCGGTAGCTGAACCGGAGCACCTGCTTCTCCCAGCAGCTCGTCCCGGTCGCGGTGGTGTGGCCGTCGGTGCAGCGGGTGGCGACGTGCGCCTGCGCGTACTTGCAGTCGTTGGTGCCGGCGTACATCCCGCCCGGGTACGAGCAGCGGGACGGCTGCACGGCGAGGAGCTGCGCGCTCGTGTGCAGGCCGGGGTCCGCGGAGACCGGAGAGGGCAGGAACGCCGCGACGGCGGCGACGGCGGTGACGAGCAGCGTGCGAGCGGTCATGGCATCCCCCGATGTGACCTCGCGTCAGGCCGCGACCGTACGCCCGCCCGGACGGCGCGGGAAAGGGGGGTACGGGAGGGATTGACCGGGTGGCGCGGACGCGTCAGGCGGCGGGGCGGCCGAGCGCGGCGACGGCGTCGAGGAGGTTCGGGAGCACGTCGCCGGACTTCACGAACACCGCGTCGGCGGCGGAGAGCGCGACGGTGTTCGTGGTGCCCGCGAAGATGACGACCCGCGCGTTGGGGGCGACGGTGCGGATCTGCGGCAGCGCGGCGAGGCCGGAGGCGACCGGCATGTCCACGTCGAGGATGACGACGTCCGGCTGGAGCAGGGCCGCCATCTCGACGGCCTGGCGGCCGTTGACGGCCTCGCCGGCGCACTCGGTGCGCTCGTCGAGCTGCAAGCGGACACGGAGCAGCGCTCGGGTCGACGGGTCGTCGTCGACGACCAGCACGTTCACCGGCACCGGGTGCTCCTCGAGGGGGTCCAACGTCGTCCGACGCTAGCGGCGCGGAGCGGTCCCTGTACGCGGAACGACCGAATCGGGCTCGCCCCGCGCGGCGCGCTCTCCGCGATTCGCCCGTCTGGAACAATGCCTCCCGTGAGGCTCGCGACCCTGCGCCGCGGCCGGACCACCGCGTTGCCGGGCGTCACCGGCGCGGCCCGGCTGGACCGGCGCACCAAGAACCTCACCAAGCGGCTGCGTCCCGGCGACGTCGCGGTCATCGACCACGTCGACCTGGACCGGGTCAGCGCCGAGGCGCTGGTCCGCGCGGGTGCCGCCGCCGTCGTCAACGCCGCCCCGTCCATCTCCGGCCGCTACCCGAACCTCGGCCCGGAGATCCTCCTCGCGGCCGGGATCCCGTTGCTCGACAACGTCGGCAGCGGCGTGTTCGCGCGCCTGCGCGAGGGGGAGCCGGTCCGCGTCCACGGCGGGCGGCTGCTGCGCGGCGAGGAGGTCGTCGCGACGGGCGACGAGCAGACCGCCGACACGATCGGCGCGGCGATGCTCGAGGCGCGCGCGGAGATGTCGGTCCAGCTCGAGGCGTTCGTCACGAACACGATGGAGTACGTCCGCCGCGAGCGGGACCTGCTCTTCGACGGCGTCGGCGTGCCGGAGCTGCGGACCAGGCTGGAGGGGCGGCACTGCCTGATCGTGGTGCGCGGCTACGACTACCAGGAGGACCTGGCGTCGTTGCGGCCCTACATCCGCGAGTACCGGCCGGTGCTGGTCGGTGTCGACGGGGGCGCCGACGCGCTGCGGGAGGCCGGGTACCAGCCGGACGTCGTCGTCGGCGACATGGACTCGGTGAGCGACGCGGTGCTGCGCTCCGGCGCGGAGATCGTCGTGCACGCCTACCCGGACGGCCACGCGCCGGGGCTGAAGCGGGTGGAGGACCTGGACGTGCCGGCGGTGGTGTTCCCGGCGGCGGGCACGAGCGAGGACGTCGCGATGCTGCTCGCCGACGAGCTCGGCGCGTCGTTGATCGTGGCCGTCGGCAGCCACGCGACGTTGGTGGAGTTCCTCGACAAGGGGCGCGCGGGGATGGCGAGCACGTTCCTCACCCGGCTGCGCGTCGGCGGCAAGCTGGTCGACGCGAAGGGCGTGTCCCGCCTGTACCGCAGCCGGATCAAGACCGGGTCGTTGGTCTGGCTGATCGTCGCGGCGCTGGCGACGATGGCGGTGGCGCTGCTGCTGGCGCCGGTGACGCCGACGTACGGCCGGCTGCTCGCGGACCGCTGGGGCGACCTGACCCGGTGGCTGGGGGGCCTGTTCTAGTGGTCGACTTCCGCTACCACGTGGTGTCGATCGTCGCGGTGTTCCTCGCGCTCGGCATCGGGATCGTGTTCGGCACGACGGCGATCAACCGGGCGATCCTCGACGACCTCGACCGCAACGTGCACCGGCTCACCGACGAGAAGCACGACCTCGAGGCGCAGCGCAAGCAGCTCACCGCCGAGGCGGACGCGGCGGAGGCGTGGGGGAAGGCGCTGTACCCGTCGCTCGTCGGCGGCACGCTCGCCGGCCAGCGCGTCGTCGTCGTCTCCGCGCCCGGCGCGTCGCGGACGGTGCGCGACGAGGTCGTGAAGCAGCTCGCCGCCGCGGGCGCCACCGTGACCGGGCGCATCCGCCTCAACGACGCGCTGACCGACCCGGCGCGCGCCGCCGAGCTGGACGACCTGGTGGTCCGCGAGCTGCCGCAGGGGCTGACCGTGCCGGCCACGGGCGCGACCGCGGCGCGGCGCGCGATGACCGAGCTGGCCTACGTCGTCTCGCTGGCGGCGGGCGACACCAGCGCGGTCGTCGCGCCGTCGCCGGCGCCGCTGCCGTCCGCGCCGCTCGCGACCACGCGGGTGCTGGCGGCGTTCCGCGAACGCGGGTTCGTCGGCCTCGACGGCGACACCGTCCTGCCGGCGCCGGCGGTCGTCGTG from Mycobacteriales bacterium includes:
- a CDS encoding response regulator produces the protein MDPLEEHPVPVNVLVVDDDPSTRALLRVRLQLDERTECAGEAVNGRQAVEMAALLQPDVVILDVDMPVASGLAALPQIRTVAPNARVVIFAGTTNTVALSAADAVFVKSGDVLPNLLDAVAALGRPAA
- the steA gene encoding putative cytokinetic ring protein SteA — protein: MRLATLRRGRTTALPGVTGAARLDRRTKNLTKRLRPGDVAVIDHVDLDRVSAEALVRAGAAAVVNAAPSISGRYPNLGPEILLAAGIPLLDNVGSGVFARLREGEPVRVHGGRLLRGEEVVATGDEQTADTIGAAMLEARAEMSVQLEAFVTNTMEYVRRERDLLFDGVGVPELRTRLEGRHCLIVVRGYDYQEDLASLRPYIREYRPVLVGVDGGADALREAGYQPDVVVGDMDSVSDAVLRSGAEIVVHAYPDGHAPGLKRVEDLDVPAVVFPAAGTSEDVAMLLADELGASLIVAVGSHATLVEFLDKGRAGMASTFLTRLRVGGKLVDAKGVSRLYRSRIKTGSLVWLIVAALATMAVALLLAPVTPTYGRLLADRWGDLTRWLGGLF
- a CDS encoding copper transporter; the protein is MVDFRYHVVSIVAVFLALGIGIVFGTTAINRAILDDLDRNVHRLTDEKHDLEAQRKQLTAEADAAEAWGKALYPSLVGGTLAGQRVVVVSAPGASRTVRDEVVKQLAAAGATVTGRIRLNDALTDPARAAELDDLVVRELPQGLTVPATGATAARRAMTELAYVVSLAAGDTSAVVAPSPAPLPSAPLATTRVLAAFRERGFVGLDGDTVLPAPAVVVVLPGAPPSATPSPTATGAPPRAVAVELVAALAALPARPAVVAVAPTGGSVAGTELEDVRADSPVKDLVSSVDDVDTVFGQAALVLAIDAARHGRTGHYGYGVGAEGPVPTAAPPS